A portion of the Microbulbifer agarilyticus genome contains these proteins:
- a CDS encoding carboxymuconolactone decarboxylase family protein, with translation MPLVHAATDAPQDAGVKAVLDDVRIQLGGVPNLFRAYANNPTLLSQLWDRYQHVMLTGHLSPKLKEAMALMIAADEHCDYGIAQHVAWLEKLGVAPREILRIRTNPDHAHFDRKEHALLELARHMNSAPHDHGDLAVKAARKAGASDAEILEAVAVAGLSAELSHAASFLGVPVD, from the coding sequence ATGCCATTGGTACATGCAGCAACGGATGCTCCCCAAGACGCGGGCGTAAAAGCGGTACTGGATGATGTACGTATTCAACTGGGTGGAGTGCCCAATTTATTCCGGGCCTATGCGAATAATCCGACCCTGCTGTCTCAATTGTGGGATCGGTATCAGCACGTGATGCTCACCGGCCATCTGTCGCCCAAATTGAAAGAGGCAATGGCGTTGATGATTGCTGCGGACGAGCACTGCGACTACGGCATTGCCCAGCATGTAGCATGGTTGGAAAAGCTGGGCGTGGCGCCGCGTGAGATCCTGCGTATCCGTACCAACCCAGATCACGCGCATTTTGATCGTAAAGAGCACGCCCTGCTGGAGCTTGCCCGGCATATGAATTCCGCACCACACGACCATGGCGATCTCGCGGTGAAGGCTGCGCGCAAGGCGGGTGCGAGTGATGCGGAAATTCTTGAGGCGGTGGCAGTGGCCGGCTTGTCTGCAGAACTGAGCCACGCGGCATCGTTTTTAGGGGTGCCGGTCGACTAG
- the fdxA gene encoding ferredoxin FdxA has translation MTFVIGENCIKCKYTDCVEVCPVDCFYEGPNFLVIHPDECIDCALCEPECPANAIFSEDEVPDDQQEYTELNAELAEVWPNITEKKDPLPDAAEWDGKTDKLQYLER, from the coding sequence ATGACATTCGTAATTGGGGAAAACTGCATCAAGTGCAAATACACCGACTGTGTGGAAGTTTGCCCGGTAGACTGCTTTTATGAAGGCCCCAACTTCCTGGTGATCCACCCGGACGAGTGCATCGACTGCGCCCTGTGTGAACCAGAGTGCCCGGCCAATGCCATCTTCTCCGAAGACGAAGTGCCAGACGACCAGCAGGAATACACCGAGCTGAACGCCGAGCTCGCCGAAGTGTGGCCCAACATTACCGAGAAAAAAGACCCTCTGCCTGACGCCGCAGAGTGGGATGGCAAGACTGACAAGCTGCAGTATCTGGAGCGGTAA
- the mutS gene encoding DNA mismatch repair protein MutS, which translates to MPKTAAKPKAEKPEHTPMMQQYLRIKAEHTHELVFYRMGDFYELFYDDAKRAAELLDVTLTARGKSGGQPIPMAGIPYHAAEGYLARLIKAGVSVAIAEQIGDPATSKGPVERKVVRIVTPGTVTDEALLNERRDNLLASTVLVGDQFGLALLDVGTGHFAVQEVDSEEALAEQIQRFSPTELLVSEDLTLPVEIERRPGVRRRAPWEFDLESALRLLNRQFGTMDLEAFGCSHMHAALCAAGCLLQYARDTQRTELPHIRTLRTERSEDTVALDPASRRNLEIDTNLNGGDDNTLLSVFDACKTAMGSRLLRRWLNNPLRNLNTLQQRQNAISALISDYRFEPLREALKPIGDMERILGRLALRSARPRDLSRLGMSLAQFPELQSQLSETDAALLGQLNREMGEWPQTVELLQRALVENPPVVIREGGVIADGFDEELDELRGISENAGDYLVQLEVREKERTGIPTLKVGYNRVHGYFIEISRGQSDKAPADYIRRQTLKNAERFITPELKEFEDKALSAKSRALAREKFLYEELITTLNESLAELQTAAAAVSELDVLGNMAERADQLRLTKPELSEEPGIHVEGGRHPVVEQVLEDPFVANDIDLHTSRRMLVITGPNMGGKSTYMRQTALIALLAHCGSFVPADSARIGLLDRIFTRIGSADDLAGGRSTFMVEMTETANILRNASEHSLILMDEIGRGTSTYDGLSLAWACAHFLADRVRAFTLFATHYFELTELPAQCGEVANIHLNATEHGDSIVFLHRIQEGPASKSYGLQVAKLAGIPQEVLDEAKARLAALEAGHTTRDSGPGPKAAIEAEPTEPVVPEPAPVVPKAKAKPAAPAQVDLFGSAPHPAVEALEGLDPDELTPRQALEQLYALRKLL; encoded by the coding sequence ATGCCCAAGACCGCCGCAAAGCCCAAGGCCGAAAAGCCCGAACACACCCCCATGATGCAGCAGTACCTGCGAATCAAGGCGGAACACACCCACGAGCTGGTGTTTTACCGCATGGGTGATTTCTACGAGCTGTTCTACGACGACGCCAAGCGAGCCGCCGAGCTGCTGGATGTGACCCTGACTGCCCGCGGTAAATCCGGTGGCCAGCCAATTCCCATGGCCGGTATTCCCTACCATGCGGCGGAAGGCTACCTGGCGCGACTGATCAAGGCCGGCGTTTCTGTAGCCATTGCCGAGCAGATCGGTGACCCGGCCACGTCCAAGGGCCCGGTTGAGCGCAAGGTTGTGCGAATCGTCACGCCCGGTACCGTGACCGACGAAGCACTGCTGAACGAGCGCCGTGACAACCTGCTGGCATCCACCGTTCTTGTGGGCGACCAGTTTGGCTTGGCGCTACTGGATGTGGGCACCGGGCATTTCGCGGTGCAGGAAGTCGACAGTGAAGAAGCCCTGGCAGAGCAGATCCAGCGTTTCAGTCCCACCGAATTGCTGGTATCCGAAGACCTCACCCTGCCAGTGGAAATCGAGCGCCGCCCCGGCGTACGCCGCCGCGCGCCCTGGGAATTCGATTTGGAAAGCGCCCTGCGCCTGCTGAACCGTCAGTTTGGCACCATGGACCTGGAAGCCTTCGGCTGCAGCCATATGCATGCAGCCCTCTGCGCGGCCGGTTGCCTGCTGCAATACGCCCGCGATACCCAGCGCACCGAACTACCCCATATTCGCACCCTGCGTACCGAGCGCAGCGAAGACACCGTCGCCCTGGACCCAGCCAGCCGCCGCAACCTGGAAATCGACACCAACCTGAACGGTGGCGACGACAACACCCTGCTGTCGGTATTCGATGCCTGCAAGACGGCCATGGGTAGCCGCCTGTTGCGCCGCTGGCTGAACAACCCGCTGCGCAACCTGAACACCTTGCAGCAGCGCCAGAACGCGATTTCTGCACTGATTAGTGATTACCGGTTTGAGCCACTGCGCGAAGCGCTAAAGCCCATCGGCGATATGGAGCGAATTCTTGGCCGCCTAGCCCTGCGTTCTGCACGCCCCCGCGACCTGTCCCGCCTGGGTATGTCCCTGGCCCAATTCCCGGAACTGCAAAGCCAACTGAGCGAGACCGACGCAGCCCTGCTTGGGCAGTTGAATCGTGAAATGGGTGAGTGGCCACAAACCGTGGAACTGCTGCAGCGCGCGCTGGTGGAAAACCCACCCGTGGTTATCCGTGAAGGCGGTGTGATCGCAGACGGCTTCGATGAGGAGCTGGATGAGCTGCGTGGTATCAGTGAAAACGCCGGTGATTACCTGGTCCAGCTGGAGGTGCGCGAGAAAGAGCGCACCGGCATTCCCACCCTGAAAGTCGGCTACAACCGAGTGCACGGCTACTTTATCGAGATCAGCCGCGGCCAGAGCGACAAGGCACCGGCCGACTATATCCGCCGCCAGACCCTGAAGAATGCCGAGCGCTTCATCACCCCGGAACTGAAGGAGTTTGAAGACAAGGCACTGTCAGCCAAGAGCCGTGCCCTTGCCCGCGAGAAGTTCCTGTACGAGGAACTGATCACCACCCTGAACGAATCCCTCGCGGAGCTGCAAACCGCTGCGGCGGCTGTTTCCGAACTGGACGTACTAGGGAATATGGCCGAGCGCGCTGACCAGCTGCGCCTGACCAAACCAGAGCTCTCCGAGGAGCCGGGTATCCATGTGGAAGGTGGCCGCCACCCGGTGGTGGAGCAAGTCCTCGAAGATCCCTTTGTGGCCAACGATATCGACCTGCACACGTCCCGCCGTATGCTGGTCATTACCGGCCCCAACATGGGCGGTAAATCGACCTATATGCGTCAGACCGCGCTGATCGCCCTGCTGGCGCACTGTGGCAGCTTTGTACCTGCAGACAGCGCGCGCATCGGCTTGCTGGACCGTATCTTTACCCGCATTGGCAGCGCCGACGACCTGGCCGGTGGCCGCTCCACCTTTATGGTGGAAATGACCGAGACCGCGAACATCCTGCGCAATGCCAGCGAGCACAGCCTGATCCTGATGGATGAAATTGGCCGCGGTACCAGCACTTACGATGGCCTGTCTCTGGCCTGGGCCTGTGCGCACTTCCTTGCCGACCGCGTGCGTGCCTTTACCCTGTTCGCCACCCACTATTTCGAACTGACCGAACTCCCCGCACAGTGCGGCGAAGTGGCCAATATTCACCTGAACGCTACCGAGCACGGGGATTCCATCGTGTTCCTGCACCGCATTCAGGAAGGCCCGGCCTCCAAGAGTTACGGCTTGCAGGTGGCGAAACTGGCCGGCATTCCTCAGGAAGTGCTGGATGAAGCCAAGGCGCGCCTGGCCGCCCTGGAAGCCGGACACACCACGCGCGATTCGGGCCCCGGCCCCAAGGCCGCGATTGAAGCGGAGCCGACCGAGCCCGTAGTTCCCGAGCCTGCCCCTGTTGTCCCCAAGGCCAAAGCGAAGCCCGCCGCACCCGCACAGGTAGACCTGTTCGGCAGCGCCCCGCACCCGGCTGTGGAGGCACTGGAAGGGTTGGATCCAGATGAGTTGACCCCGCGCCAAGCGCTGGAGCAGCTCTACGCTCTGCGCAAATTGTTATAA
- a CDS encoding lysozyme inhibitor LprI family protein, which translates to MLTRSSVFLTVIFIITFLLNVSTSFANSGPSYDCKNASTEVEETICGDSHLSALDRRLSKVYRGKIAIPAIREKVISSQRIWLRTERSKCENIEEGTSDNGGPASRKSCLALVYNNRIEWLNLLKVSESEAVGKGSLKFKLMVGGQYALCRDYVEMINMVGYSDIPICKREVLPTFPGFRSVKWVQIEDKQEIQRVKEDQVRMDRKWSSSKKEKVDKFWLSEKNKMDQGDWPVLHMSRIDMDHDGQQETVYRFTVSQPHREKYDVCTQAESYFVKFDDEEKNEFIYSKGRGYANRLGNLSGQNRLFFYDNRIFQDYWRGFGARYHLIVNEVSGIPNQVCGINLVQYGAEE; encoded by the coding sequence ATGTTAACTCGAAGCTCAGTGTTTTTAACTGTCATTTTTATTATTACTTTCTTGCTGAATGTATCTACATCATTCGCTAATTCCGGGCCCAGTTATGACTGTAAGAATGCTTCGACTGAAGTTGAAGAAACTATATGTGGTGATAGCCATTTATCTGCATTGGATCGGCGTCTGAGTAAGGTCTATCGAGGAAAAATCGCTATTCCTGCAATTCGGGAAAAGGTTATAAGTTCGCAACGTATATGGCTTCGTACCGAAAGATCTAAATGTGAAAATATTGAAGAGGGAACTTCTGATAATGGGGGCCCTGCAAGCAGAAAGTCATGCTTGGCTTTAGTCTACAACAACAGGATTGAATGGCTGAATTTATTAAAGGTTAGTGAATCCGAAGCCGTTGGGAAAGGTTCGCTAAAGTTTAAATTAATGGTCGGAGGGCAATATGCTTTGTGCAGAGACTATGTGGAGATGATTAACATGGTTGGTTATAGCGATATCCCTATTTGCAAGAGGGAGGTATTGCCAACATTTCCTGGTTTTAGATCTGTAAAGTGGGTGCAGATAGAGGATAAGCAAGAGATACAAAGAGTCAAAGAAGATCAAGTTCGCATGGATCGTAAATGGTCTTCGAGTAAAAAGGAAAAAGTGGATAAGTTTTGGTTGTCAGAGAAAAACAAAATGGACCAAGGTGATTGGCCGGTTCTACATATGTCACGTATTGATATGGATCATGATGGTCAGCAGGAAACGGTTTATCGATTTACCGTGTCGCAGCCGCATCGTGAAAAATATGACGTTTGTACTCAGGCGGAATCCTACTTCGTTAAATTTGATGACGAAGAAAAAAATGAGTTTATTTACTCGAAAGGTAGAGGCTATGCAAACCGTTTAGGTAATTTAAGTGGGCAAAATCGCCTATTTTTTTATGATAATCGTATTTTTCAGGATTACTGGCGTGGTTTCGGAGCAAGATACCATCTTATAGTGAACGAAGTTTCTGGGATTCCAAATCAAGTTTGTGGCATAAATTTAGTTCAATATGGCGCAGAAGAATAA
- a CDS encoding lysozyme inhibitor LprI family protein, giving the protein MINALETLHKNTRKMRFWMWLTPAMFSSMALASEPNIGPSFDCRKSSNIIEEAICNDEHLSFLDRQMNTLYKKNMEFEDRRESVSAAQKEWLRSERAMCVRRTTKSRIRACLASSYRERSKELFMLGRLPPGVVEYTLSKGRMYELCGQYVELMNRVDFNPNASCGLSYPFDETANANGLSEIQWEVMRKEESIEVLRFYWERIGKRSPDSLITEESQREYREFIENVEQLSRSELDLNFDGVKESVYRFPKGGACKSNQFVHFIFDRSIPADHFERSKIYGELFRYKGRMYSFYGSPATNFLGVNEIYGDEYFLNERYLCDFKVNIRG; this is encoded by the coding sequence ATGATTAATGCGCTAGAAACGCTTCATAAAAATACACGAAAAATGAGGTTTTGGATGTGGTTAACACCCGCCATGTTTTCAAGCATGGCTCTAGCATCTGAACCTAATATCGGGCCGAGTTTCGACTGTAGAAAGTCTTCAAATATCATTGAAGAAGCTATTTGTAATGATGAACATCTGTCATTCCTTGACCGGCAAATGAATACACTATACAAAAAAAATATGGAGTTCGAAGATCGGCGAGAGAGTGTTAGCGCTGCTCAGAAAGAGTGGTTGCGGAGTGAGCGCGCGATGTGTGTGCGCCGTACAACTAAATCAAGAATTCGTGCTTGTTTAGCCTCTTCTTATCGTGAACGATCGAAAGAGCTTTTCATGCTAGGCAGACTCCCACCAGGTGTTGTTGAGTACACTCTATCAAAGGGAAGAATGTATGAATTGTGTGGTCAGTATGTTGAGTTAATGAATAGAGTTGATTTTAATCCTAATGCTTCGTGCGGACTTTCATATCCCTTCGATGAAACTGCTAATGCGAATGGATTATCTGAAATTCAATGGGAAGTGATGCGCAAGGAAGAAAGTATCGAGGTTCTAAGGTTCTACTGGGAAAGGATTGGTAAAAGATCGCCTGATAGCTTGATCACAGAAGAGTCGCAAAGAGAATATCGTGAATTTATAGAAAATGTCGAGCAGCTTTCTCGTTCCGAATTGGATTTAAACTTCGATGGAGTTAAAGAGTCGGTTTACCGATTTCCGAAAGGTGGAGCGTGTAAAAGTAATCAATTCGTACATTTTATTTTTGATCGTAGTATTCCTGCTGATCACTTTGAACGTAGCAAAATTTATGGAGAACTGTTTCGTTACAAGGGTAGGATGTACTCCTTCTACGGTTCTCCGGCTACAAATTTTTTGGGCGTGAACGAGATATATGGAGATGAATATTTTTTAAATGAAAGATATCTATGTGATTTCAAAGTTAATATCAGGGGATAA
- a CDS encoding Lrp/AsnC family transcriptional regulator produces the protein MAELKLDKQDRSILELLQRDAGRSVGDIAEQVGISKSACWRRIQRLEKEQVIRERVTLLNPEKVNLPLTVYISVRTNRHNDAWSNRFREVVAGIPEILEVHRMSGDLDYLVKAVVTDMPGYDRLYKELIKADLFDVSSSFVMETMKQTSQLPLNNL, from the coding sequence ATGGCTGAGCTGAAACTCGACAAGCAGGACCGTTCGATCCTCGAACTGCTGCAAAGGGATGCTGGACGGTCCGTCGGTGACATCGCCGAGCAAGTCGGCATCTCCAAGTCCGCCTGCTGGCGACGTATCCAAAGGCTCGAGAAGGAACAGGTGATTCGCGAACGGGTGACCCTGCTGAACCCGGAGAAAGTCAACCTGCCCCTCACCGTGTACATCTCTGTGCGCACCAACCGGCACAACGATGCATGGTCCAACCGCTTTCGCGAAGTCGTCGCTGGGATTCCCGAGATATTGGAAGTGCACCGGATGAGTGGTGACCTGGATTATCTAGTCAAGGCTGTGGTGACCGACATGCCTGGGTACGACCGTCTGTACAAGGAGCTCATCAAGGCAGACCTGTTTGATGTGAGCTCCAGCTTTGTGATGGAAACGATGAAGCAGACGAGCCAGCTACCTCTAAACAATCTCTGA
- a CDS encoding aminotransferase class V-fold PLP-dependent enzyme codes for MGAVHNVLLEKIRQSVIGEGSQITTCFGQKPLVYADYTASGRALDFIEDFIREQVLPYYANTHTETSYTGAQTTRLREEARQQIRSAVNGSADDQVIFCGSGATAAINKLIDILGFRNVQAASGVQRPVVFIGPYEHHSNELPWRECDVDLVTIPLTEGGVLDLVALESALIRYQDRAVKVGSFSAASNVTGLKTNTVAVSRLLHRYGAISCWDYAAAAPYVGIDMAGEQNESGDSSLDAVFISTHKFAGGPGTPGILVVKKHLLQNPIPAVPGGGTVLYVTPEDHRYLTNCERREEGGTPAIVESIRAGLVFKLQQDVGTKEIERREADFVARALARWNEHENIEILGSTEAPRLSIVSLRVKYQQQDLHYSFVVALLNDLFGIQVRGGCSCAGPYGHSLLGMSMQQSKAIEAQLLEGNMVLRPGWVRLNFNYFIDEETFEYLLRAVELVAEHGWKLLPYYHFDSSNGTWRYQKQALAPEVSLKSFDFTEKLGATGAKVKTSFERLIAEGEEELLRAHREAKTYRLNLSSSAESLRWFVLPQEVSARLLDSQAA; via the coding sequence ATGGGCGCAGTGCACAACGTATTACTTGAGAAGATTCGTCAGTCCGTCATTGGCGAAGGCTCACAGATCACCACCTGTTTTGGTCAAAAGCCGCTTGTTTACGCGGATTACACGGCGTCTGGCCGCGCGCTCGATTTCATCGAGGACTTTATTCGAGAACAGGTTTTGCCCTATTACGCGAATACGCACACCGAAACCTCGTATACCGGTGCGCAAACCACGCGGCTGCGGGAGGAGGCCAGGCAGCAGATTCGGTCTGCAGTGAATGGCAGTGCGGATGATCAGGTCATTTTTTGCGGGTCTGGCGCGACGGCAGCAATCAACAAGCTCATTGATATTCTGGGGTTTAGAAACGTTCAGGCTGCATCCGGTGTGCAGCGCCCCGTCGTTTTTATTGGCCCCTATGAACATCACTCCAATGAATTGCCGTGGCGAGAGTGCGATGTGGACCTGGTCACGATTCCTTTAACCGAAGGGGGTGTTCTTGACCTTGTAGCACTGGAATCGGCGCTGATTCGGTATCAGGACAGAGCAGTGAAAGTGGGCAGCTTTTCAGCAGCCTCCAACGTAACGGGATTAAAAACGAATACGGTTGCGGTATCGCGTTTGCTACACCGATATGGCGCTATCTCTTGCTGGGACTATGCTGCCGCGGCGCCCTATGTGGGTATCGATATGGCCGGCGAGCAGAACGAAAGCGGGGACTCGAGCCTGGATGCCGTGTTTATTTCCACCCATAAATTTGCGGGTGGGCCGGGTACCCCGGGCATTCTGGTAGTGAAAAAGCACCTATTGCAAAACCCTATTCCGGCTGTCCCCGGCGGAGGCACGGTGCTTTACGTTACGCCAGAAGATCACCGTTACCTGACCAATTGCGAGCGCCGCGAGGAAGGTGGAACACCGGCAATTGTTGAATCAATTCGTGCCGGCTTGGTGTTCAAGTTGCAACAGGATGTCGGTACGAAAGAGATCGAACGTCGTGAAGCGGACTTTGTTGCGCGTGCTTTGGCGCGCTGGAACGAACACGAAAATATTGAAATCCTGGGCAGTACCGAGGCTCCGCGTCTATCCATTGTTTCACTCAGGGTGAAGTATCAACAGCAAGATTTGCACTACAGCTTTGTGGTTGCATTGCTAAACGACCTGTTTGGTATTCAGGTCCGCGGCGGCTGTTCCTGCGCTGGGCCCTATGGTCATAGCCTGCTTGGTATGAGCATGCAGCAGAGTAAAGCGATTGAAGCGCAATTACTCGAGGGAAATATGGTGCTACGCCCCGGTTGGGTGCGACTGAACTTTAATTATTTTATTGATGAAGAAACCTTCGAGTACCTGTTGCGCGCGGTTGAACTGGTGGCGGAACACGGTTGGAAGCTGCTGCCGTACTATCATTTTGATTCCTCGAATGGCACCTGGCGCTATCAGAAACAGGCACTTGCCCCTGAGGTAAGCCTGAAATCCTTCGACTTCACCGAGAAGTTGGGCGCTACTGGTGCAAAAGTTAAAACATCGTTCGAGCGGTTAATAGCGGAGGGGGAAGAGGAATTACTGCGCGCACATCGCGAGGCGAAAACCTATCGTCTCAATCTTTCCAGTTCGGCGGAATCATTGCGCTGGTTTGTATTGCCCCAGGAAGTTTCAGCGCGTTTGCTGGATAGCCAAGCAGCCTGA
- a CDS encoding Ig-like domain-containing protein yields the protein MKTSPLLAALVLAGISTVHAQDIRPMGAVEGEMRWQELGNRTDDFNGNSLDSTKWINDPDDLVIGAWTFDSNNAYLKDGKLNIEVTQDTHTRPFRDVCQGGATVQRVLYYKSGAVKSTNDGVYGYYEASLKGVKVFPGLSPAFWLYSDGHPYTDRNVPGSVDYSEIDIVELQQADWYGPGPDDADPINVMDHNLHARIVGENGNTYWRRPKPYPEAQLLKFDAPFDPSEDFHTYAVENRKDVIRWYVDGELIGEKPNLFWHRPMHVIFSMGLRRQFIRYNTECNRADPNPDTVTSVGFPEDATMQVDYVKTWEVLPSVWVDDKSKYLGTNYQSGETLDVVVNYHGGSNHHVSGDQYNGITVNLVEKNANGFVKIAASANDASVTTEDKRYGGQTTLRLDLTGVTPVADLPAGHYYALAPVFRSSNGSDVFLQGGLQPINVVSDGNNGPVAVTGVSVSAATSQLTVGETTQFTATVYPANADNTTVSWGSSNNGIASVNQQGLAQANAAGNATITVTTEDGNHQASSNLTVFAPSGSSSGGSSSSSSSSSSSSGGSSSSSSSSSSSSSGGSQTCDGSWVSVTGVSVSPTSGTIAKGQSISLAPEVTPFCASNKNVVYSSSNALVAQVNSSGTVTGKKAGNAVITVKTKNMGKTATFAVTVTP from the coding sequence ATGAAAACCAGTCCACTACTGGCAGCCCTCGTGCTCGCCGGTATTTCGACCGTGCACGCGCAGGACATCCGCCCTATGGGCGCGGTGGAAGGTGAAATGCGCTGGCAAGAGCTCGGCAATCGCACCGACGACTTCAATGGCAACAGCCTGGATAGCACCAAATGGATCAATGATCCCGACGACCTGGTGATCGGTGCCTGGACCTTTGATAGCAACAATGCCTACTTGAAAGACGGCAAGCTGAATATTGAAGTCACCCAGGACACGCACACCCGCCCCTTCCGTGATGTGTGCCAAGGCGGCGCTACGGTACAGCGTGTGCTCTACTACAAGTCAGGCGCAGTGAAGTCCACCAACGACGGCGTTTACGGCTACTACGAAGCCAGCCTGAAAGGGGTAAAAGTATTCCCCGGTTTGAGCCCGGCTTTCTGGCTCTATAGCGATGGTCACCCCTACACCGACCGCAACGTACCAGGCAGTGTGGATTACAGTGAGATCGATATCGTCGAGCTGCAGCAGGCCGACTGGTATGGCCCGGGCCCCGATGATGCTGATCCCATCAACGTGATGGACCACAACCTGCACGCTCGTATCGTGGGTGAAAACGGTAACACCTACTGGCGCCGCCCCAAGCCCTATCCTGAAGCGCAGCTGCTTAAGTTCGACGCCCCGTTTGATCCATCTGAAGATTTCCATACCTACGCCGTGGAAAATCGTAAGGACGTTATCCGCTGGTACGTGGATGGCGAATTGATTGGTGAAAAGCCCAATCTGTTCTGGCATCGCCCAATGCACGTCATTTTCTCAATGGGTCTGCGCCGCCAGTTCATCCGCTACAACACCGAATGTAACCGTGCAGATCCCAACCCGGATACGGTCACATCCGTTGGCTTCCCGGAAGACGCCACCATGCAGGTGGACTACGTTAAAACTTGGGAAGTCCTGCCGTCTGTTTGGGTAGATGACAAAAGCAAATACCTGGGCACCAACTACCAAAGTGGCGAAACCCTGGATGTAGTTGTGAACTACCACGGTGGCAGTAACCACCATGTCAGCGGTGATCAATACAACGGGATTACCGTGAACCTGGTGGAGAAAAACGCGAACGGTTTTGTGAAAATTGCCGCAAGCGCAAACGATGCTTCCGTCACCACCGAAGACAAGCGCTACGGTGGACAAACCACCCTGCGCCTTGACCTTACCGGTGTCACCCCGGTTGCGGACCTACCGGCAGGCCACTACTACGCTCTGGCTCCGGTCTTCCGCTCCTCCAACGGCAGCGATGTATTCCTGCAGGGCGGCCTACAGCCGATCAACGTTGTATCCGACGGCAACAATGGACCGGTCGCGGTAACCGGCGTTTCTGTCTCTGCGGCCACCAGCCAGTTGACCGTAGGTGAAACGACGCAGTTCACCGCCACTGTTTACCCGGCTAACGCCGACAACACCACTGTTTCCTGGGGCTCCAGCAACAATGGAATTGCCAGCGTTAACCAGCAGGGTCTGGCACAAGCGAATGCCGCCGGCAATGCCACCATTACCGTGACTACCGAAGACGGCAACCACCAGGCCTCTTCCAACCTCACCGTATTCGCGCCAAGTGGTAGCTCTTCTGGCGGCTCCTCGAGCAGCAGTTCTTCCAGCAGTAGCTCCTCTGGCGGATCGTCTAGTAGCAGTTCGTCCAGCAGCTCGTCCAGTTCTGGTGGCAGCCAGACCTGTGATGGTAGCTGGGTGTCGGTTACCGGGGTAAGCGTGAGCCCAACCTCCGGGACCATCGCAAAGGGACAGAGTATTTCCCTGGCCCCGGAAGTGACTCCATTCTGTGCCTCCAACAAAAACGTTGTGTACTCAAGCAGTAACGCGCTGGTTGCACAGGTGAACTCTTCCGGCACGGTTACCGGTAAAAAGGCCGGTAATGCGGTGATTACCGTAAAGACCAAGAATATGGGCAAAACGGCCACCTTCGCGGTAACCGTTACCCCATAA